One Lates calcarifer isolate ASB-BC8 unplaced genomic scaffold, TLL_Latcal_v3 _unitig_5190_quiver_908, whole genome shotgun sequence genomic window carries:
- the LOC108873904 gene encoding selection and upkeep of intraepithelial T-cells protein 2 has protein sequence MADSGSYTCTFPNTAEPESHVKLVVGAAPEPSVATLNQTIDWALLQCVVRGASPKPKVEWQDGSGNILPAEEPQVSERGGRYDIILQTTVTKTDRYRCVATQEEINHQVHSDTYVLMNDRREENNSGES, from the exons ATGGCCGACAGCGGAAGTTACACCTGTACTTTCCCTAATACAGCAGAACCAGAATCCCACGTTAAACTTGTTGTAG GTGCAGCTCCAGAACCATCTGTTGCAACACTTAATCAAACAATAGACTGggctctgctgcagtgtgttgttcGAGGAGCTTCTCCCAAACCTAAAGTAGAGTGGCAGGACGGTTCTGGAAACATCCTTCCTGCTGAGGAACCACAGGTCTCTGAAAGAGGAGGACGTTACGACATCATCCTCCAAACTACTGTGACCAAGACTGACCGCTATCGCTGTGTCGCCACACAGGAGGAAATCAACCATCAGGTTCATTCTGATACCTATGTGCTTATGAATG ACcgaagagaagaaaacaactCAGGTGAGTCCTGA